The proteins below come from a single Tenuifilum thalassicum genomic window:
- a CDS encoding OmpA family protein: MKLTTPTYKILLFCLGVLTSCVPAKEFQALQDKNAKCEEERDKLSIENESLSTKNSELESKTRILQSKVETLTADSLNRAVEFNRIKEELKTLQERYTELKNLQDGVISGSKDETRKLLVQIQKTQEELQEKEDALKELERRLYQRKLGLDKVQADLDQMKKELEERNARLIELERMLNAKDSIMQALRKRVADALFGFEGKGLTVSIQNGKVYVSLEEKLMFKSGSYEIDSKGATALRQLVPVLEQNPDINIMVEGHTDDVPYRGTGALIDNWDLSVKRATTIVRLLLKNSKIDPVRVTAAGRSQYLPIDKAKTPEARQKNRRTEIILTPKMDEILQLLEAN; the protein is encoded by the coding sequence ATGAAATTGACAACTCCCACCTACAAAATTTTGCTTTTTTGTTTAGGTGTGCTTACATCGTGTGTTCCTGCAAAAGAATTTCAAGCATTACAAGATAAAAATGCTAAATGTGAAGAGGAACGCGATAAACTATCAATCGAAAACGAAAGCCTTAGCACAAAAAACTCAGAACTCGAAAGTAAGACACGTATTTTGCAATCAAAGGTTGAAACACTAACTGCTGATAGTCTTAATCGTGCTGTAGAGTTTAACAGGATAAAAGAGGAGCTAAAAACACTACAGGAGCGCTATACTGAACTAAAAAACTTACAGGATGGAGTTATATCGGGAAGCAAGGATGAAACCCGTAAGCTACTGGTTCAAATTCAAAAAACACAGGAAGAGCTACAAGAAAAAGAAGATGCTTTAAAAGAATTAGAGCGTAGATTATATCAACGAAAGTTAGGGCTGGATAAGGTTCAAGCCGACCTCGACCAAATGAAGAAGGAGCTAGAAGAGCGTAATGCCCGATTAATTGAGCTCGAGCGAATGCTGAATGCTAAGGACTCAATAATGCAAGCCTTGCGTAAGAGAGTTGCTGACGCACTTTTTGGATTTGAAGGTAAGGGATTAACCGTTTCCATTCAAAATGGTAAGGTTTACGTTTCGTTGGAAGAAAAGCTGATGTTTAAATCGGGAAGCTACGAAATTGACTCAAAGGGTGCTACGGCATTACGTCAACTTGTTCCTGTGCTGGAACAGAACCCAGATATTAATATTATGGTTGAAGGTCATACCGATGATGTGCCATACCGAGGCACAGGAGCGCTAATTGACAACTGGGATTTAAGCGTAAAACGTGCAACTACCATTGTAAGGTTGCTTCTTAAAAATTCAAAAATTGACCCAGTAAGAGTTACCGCTGCAGGTCGGAGCCAGTACCTCCCCATCGATAAAGCAAAAACACCCGAGGCACGTCAAAAAAACAGGCGAACCGAAATTATTCTTACTCCAAAAATGGATGAGATTCTTCAGCTTCTTGAAGCGAATTGA
- a CDS encoding ATP-binding response regulator yields MLRDVLLAAICSIFLSYLGFAQNDTSCSKVQSIVDSAGYAKSPQLRMKLALKSYDLAQSCGDEKLIADATKAVALAHFRLNNYTAAEDSLQKAFIIYKLINDSLGIAETYYSLGVCNYRQGNYIDAFDFYERALDIALKISDSATIAKSYNVLGLLYYDISNFELSKEFILKSLSYYVKNNDSLNITRLIGNLSLAYMRLGELDSAQAILFNTLNDYQNVFDSLTLASYFDNIGMLYEHRGKLDSAILYHKRSYQIYGKTESQRGLSLQLISIGRSLIAQEKYKSAISYLKRGLKIAENLSDPQLLAQAWKYMSKCYEKLGNYELALKFNRQYIAYIDENFTPEIIKRISQLNTLLLQKERDSKNKLLEAELSFKEAKEKKNRVIITLYTWIAIILILGLLMITFLAVKWKEGKKKVEETNAKLARFNSDLDLMVRYRTVELNEALDKIRELERLKSAFLANISHEIRTPLNGLLGLSYYLTSSESTLDERLELGKQVKRLGDKLLSVVDDVLELSKIETNQLNILLSEVNLNDLVNEVSQEFLDNEEFKKKQLYFKVVKSLPDDKANIITDRYRLKSILVHLIENAFKFTHQGGIELSYSMNENSTITFYVKDTGVGIPADMQNRIFERFFKHVGDDSKVFYEGIGIGLTIAMGYAMALGGNIKVKSSPGKGSTFITTIPVNFTDSEKKVEVDFSKRKILVVEDDLISYQYIEALLSKTGARVLHVKNADDAIEVASIDKNIDLILLDIHLPFRSGVDVAYELKRMNIDIPIIAQTALDSKSDEIKSLKKIGCTQFLSKPIDPDELLNLLRKNFEKKNPNSGS; encoded by the coding sequence ATGCTTAGAGATGTTTTATTAGCTGCTATTTGCTCCATTTTTTTAAGCTATTTGGGTTTTGCACAAAACGACACATCTTGTAGCAAGGTTCAATCTATAGTTGATTCGGCAGGGTATGCTAAATCCCCACAACTTAGAATGAAACTTGCGTTAAAGTCCTATGATCTTGCTCAAAGTTGTGGTGATGAAAAGCTAATTGCAGATGCAACTAAAGCAGTAGCTCTTGCACATTTTCGTTTGAACAACTACACGGCAGCAGAAGATAGCCTTCAAAAAGCTTTTATAATTTATAAGTTAATTAACGACAGCCTTGGTATTGCTGAAACCTATTATTCGTTAGGTGTATGTAACTATAGACAAGGAAACTATATTGATGCTTTTGATTTTTATGAGCGTGCTCTAGATATTGCCCTCAAAATAAGTGATAGCGCAACCATTGCTAAAAGTTATAATGTATTAGGTTTACTTTATTACGATATTTCAAATTTTGAACTTTCTAAAGAGTTTATTTTAAAATCGCTTTCATACTATGTTAAAAATAATGATTCGCTAAATATTACAAGATTAATTGGAAATCTCTCTTTAGCTTACATGAGGCTTGGTGAGTTAGATTCAGCCCAAGCAATTCTTTTTAATACACTTAATGATTATCAGAATGTATTTGATTCCCTAACGCTAGCCTCATATTTCGATAATATTGGAATGCTTTATGAGCATAGAGGGAAACTTGACTCAGCAATACTATATCATAAGCGATCTTATCAGATATATGGTAAAACAGAATCGCAGCGAGGGCTTTCTTTACAGCTAATTTCAATAGGAAGATCCCTTATTGCACAAGAAAAGTATAAATCTGCAATTAGTTATCTAAAAAGAGGTTTAAAAATTGCAGAAAACCTTTCAGATCCTCAATTATTAGCTCAGGCATGGAAGTATATGTCAAAATGTTATGAAAAATTGGGAAATTACGAGTTAGCTTTAAAGTTTAACAGACAGTATATAGCTTATATCGACGAGAATTTTACACCAGAAATAATAAAGAGAATATCACAGCTTAACACTCTTTTATTGCAAAAGGAAAGGGATTCAAAGAATAAGTTACTTGAGGCGGAGTTAAGTTTTAAAGAGGCTAAAGAGAAAAAAAATAGAGTCATAATAACCCTTTATACCTGGATAGCAATTATTCTTATTCTTGGACTTTTAATGATTACTTTCTTAGCGGTTAAATGGAAGGAGGGTAAAAAAAAGGTTGAGGAAACCAATGCAAAGCTAGCACGGTTTAATAGCGATCTCGATTTAATGGTTAGGTACCGAACAGTGGAGCTAAACGAAGCATTAGATAAGATTCGAGAGTTGGAAAGGTTAAAATCGGCTTTTTTAGCCAATATCAGCCATGAAATACGAACGCCATTAAACGGATTACTTGGGTTATCATATTATTTAACCTCTTCAGAATCAACACTCGATGAAAGGTTGGAGTTGGGAAAACAGGTTAAACGATTGGGCGATAAATTGCTTAGCGTTGTTGATGATGTTTTAGAACTATCAAAAATTGAGACCAATCAGCTAAACATTTTACTATCCGAAGTTAATCTTAACGATTTGGTTAATGAGGTGAGTCAGGAGTTTCTTGATAACGAAGAGTTCAAGAAAAAACAGCTTTACTTTAAAGTAGTTAAAAGCTTACCCGACGATAAGGCAAATATTATAACAGATAGGTATAGGCTAAAAAGCATCCTTGTTCATCTAATTGAAAATGCATTTAAATTTACCCATCAGGGCGGGATAGAGCTTAGCTACTCTATGAACGAAAATTCTACAATCACTTTTTATGTTAAGGATACAGGAGTTGGAATTCCAGCTGATATGCAAAACAGAATATTTGAGCGATTTTTTAAACATGTGGGCGATGATAGTAAGGTGTTTTATGAGGGTATTGGCATTGGGCTTACCATTGCTATGGGATATGCTATGGCTTTAGGCGGCAATATCAAGGTCAAATCTTCGCCAGGGAAAGGTTCTACTTTTATTACTACAATTCCTGTTAATTTTACCGATAGCGAAAAAAAGGTTGAGGTTGATTTTTCAAAAAGAAAAATCCTTGTTGTAGAAGACGATTTGATTAGCTATCAGTATATTGAGGCACTACTTTCCAAAACTGGTGCACGTGTGCTGCATGTTAAAAATGCTGATGATGCCATTGAGGTGGCAAGCATTGATAAAAATATCGATCTAATTCTTTTGGATATTCATCTTCCTTTTAGGAGTGGGGTAGATGTTGCCTATGAGTTGAAAAGGATGAATATTGATATACCTATAATCGCTCAAACTGCCTTGGATAGCAAGAGCGATGAGATAAAATCGCTCAAAAAAATTGGGTGTACCCAGTTTTTAAGTAAACCCATCGATCCTGATGAGCTACTTAACCTGTTGAGAAAAAATTTTGAAAAGAAAAACCCCAACTCAGGGAGTTGA
- the ychF gene encoding redox-regulated ATPase YchF — MGLKCGIIGLANVGKTTIFNCMSSTKAQTSVVATGSGKSNLSTINVPDDRLYVLEKFQPTEKIVHTTVEIVDIPGLSKTGGKGEGNKFLADVRNCDALIHVLRCFDDPSLPHIEGSVDPVRDIETVNFELQVRDLESIEKKLQKVEKAAKVGDKDAKKAFEVLSIYKNHLESFQNASTVPVDEQDKKYVEDLFLLTTKPVIYVCNVDESSAVDGNEYSNKVKEYLKNEDTEVLIIAGKIEAEISELDSEEDRKAFLEDVGLTEPGVNKLIRAAYSILNLETFFTVGPKEIRAWTMKKGMTAPQAAGVIHSDLERGFIRAEVMKYNDFITLGSEQACREKGKLYVEGKNYIVEDGDILHIRFNV, encoded by the coding sequence ATGGGTTTAAAGTGTGGTATTATTGGCTTAGCCAATGTTGGAAAAACAACTATATTCAACTGCATGTCGAGCACCAAGGCTCAGACTAGTGTTGTTGCTACTGGTTCAGGTAAGTCAAACCTAAGTACAATAAATGTACCTGACGATAGGTTGTACGTGTTGGAGAAATTTCAGCCCACAGAAAAGATAGTCCATACAACCGTAGAGATTGTTGACATCCCAGGACTTTCAAAAACAGGCGGTAAAGGAGAGGGCAATAAATTCCTAGCCGATGTAAGAAATTGCGATGCTCTTATACATGTTTTACGATGCTTTGACGACCCTTCGCTACCCCACATTGAGGGCTCTGTTGACCCAGTTCGCGATATTGAAACCGTAAACTTTGAGCTACAGGTTCGCGACCTAGAATCTATAGAGAAAAAGTTGCAAAAGGTAGAAAAAGCAGCAAAGGTTGGCGACAAGGATGCAAAAAAAGCATTTGAAGTTCTTTCTATTTATAAGAATCACCTTGAATCGTTTCAAAACGCGTCAACAGTTCCTGTTGATGAGCAGGATAAAAAATATGTAGAAGATTTATTCTTGCTTACAACCAAACCAGTTATTTATGTTTGTAATGTTGATGAATCGTCAGCGGTTGATGGGAATGAGTACTCCAATAAAGTAAAGGAATATCTGAAGAACGAGGACACCGAAGTTCTAATTATTGCAGGTAAGATTGAAGCAGAAATTTCCGAGCTCGATAGCGAAGAGGACCGTAAGGCATTTTTGGAAGACGTAGGACTTACAGAGCCAGGCGTTAACAAGCTAATTAGAGCAGCATATTCTATTCTTAACCTAGAAACCTTTTTCACAGTAGGACCTAAAGAGATTAGGGCCTGGACAATGAAAAAGGGCATGACTGCCCCACAAGCTGCTGGGGTTATCCACTCCGACCTAGAAAGAGGCTTTATTCGTGCTGAAGTTATGAAATACAACGATTTTATTACCCTTGGTTCAGAGCAAGCATGTAGAGAAAAGGGGAAGCTTTATGTTGAAGGGAAAAACTACATAGTAGAGGATGGCGACATTCTACATATCCGATTCAACGTTTAA
- a CDS encoding L-threonylcarbamoyladenylate synthase yields MDFKESLDRVLKVLHTGGIILYPTDTVWGLGCNATNEQAVKRLMDIKGRPNGKGLVVLVDLPQRIPSYVDDVPDMAWELIDLADKPLTIVFDKGKNLSSLVYGKGGSVAIRVSQSKFCQQLISKFRKPIVSTSANFCGKPYPKSFNDISIELIDKVDLVVPIEFDTDSTGKPSSIISVGKGNTVKILRD; encoded by the coding sequence ATGGATTTTAAAGAATCGCTTGATAGAGTTCTGAAAGTACTTCATACAGGTGGCATAATCCTCTATCCCACCGATACCGTTTGGGGCTTGGGTTGTAATGCGACCAACGAACAAGCTGTTAAAAGGTTAATGGATATTAAGGGAAGGCCCAATGGAAAAGGTTTGGTGGTTTTGGTTGATTTACCCCAAAGAATTCCATCTTATGTAGATGATGTTCCCGATATGGCCTGGGAGCTAATTGACCTAGCCGATAAACCGTTAACCATTGTTTTTGATAAAGGGAAAAATCTTTCCTCATTGGTTTACGGTAAAGGTGGGAGTGTGGCTATAAGGGTCTCACAAAGTAAATTTTGCCAGCAGCTAATCTCGAAGTTTCGTAAACCCATTGTTTCAACCTCGGCAAACTTTTGTGGTAAACCCTATCCTAAGTCGTTTAACGATATATCTATTGAACTGATTGATAAAGTGGATTTAGTTGTACCTATAGAGTTTGATACTGATTCAACTGGCAAACCATCATCGATAATTTCTGTAGGCAAAGGGAATACTGTTAAAATTTTACGAGATTAA
- a CDS encoding glycosyltransferase — protein MNKPIASLIISTYKNTEFLKVVLDSVFNQTDMRFEIIISEDAEHDHVKSFIESIKSPVPLYHLTQPDLGWRKNLALNRAIEATNSDYLVFIDEDCVLHPRFMEFHIKYACEKAVLGGKRIKLDPFSTKKMVKGDLLPGNMNSYLLTNYFKIKKNGARFIEEGFFINPRGILGFVPRLRSMYQLKGCNMSFPKSAIYKINGFDEDYIRPAIGEDIDLTWRFQRAGYKINSVRNLAVQYHLYHKENWHDQEQNYQMMMEKQKRNEFVCRNGLVKL, from the coding sequence ATGAATAAGCCAATTGCTTCATTAATAATATCAACATATAAAAACACTGAATTTTTAAAAGTTGTTTTAGATTCGGTTTTTAATCAAACCGACATGCGTTTTGAAATTATAATTTCTGAAGATGCAGAGCATGATCACGTTAAAAGTTTTATAGAAAGCATAAAATCTCCAGTTCCATTATACCATCTTACTCAACCCGATTTGGGATGGAGAAAGAATCTAGCATTGAATAGGGCTATAGAAGCAACAAACTCAGACTATTTGGTATTTATCGACGAGGATTGTGTCCTTCATCCTCGCTTTATGGAATTTCATATTAAATATGCTTGTGAAAAGGCTGTTTTGGGAGGTAAGAGAATTAAACTTGATCCATTTTCAACAAAAAAAATGGTTAAAGGAGATTTATTACCTGGAAATATGAATTCTTACTTGCTGACAAATTATTTTAAAATAAAGAAAAACGGAGCTCGATTCATAGAAGAAGGGTTTTTTATTAATCCGAGAGGCATTTTGGGATTTGTACCTCGTTTAAGGTCCATGTACCAGTTGAAAGGATGTAATATGTCGTTTCCTAAAAGTGCGATTTATAAAATAAATGGATTTGATGAGGATTATATTAGACCAGCAATAGGCGAAGATATAGATCTTACCTGGCGATTCCAAAGGGCTGGATACAAAATTAACTCAGTACGAAATCTTGCTGTACAGTATCACTTGTATCATAAGGAAAACTGGCACGACCAGGAACAAAACTATCAGATGATGATGGAAAAGCAAAAACGCAATGAATTTGTCTGTAGAAATGGTTTAGTTAAATTATAA
- the brxL gene encoding protease Lon-related BREX system protein BrxL, translating to MIVLDDLDKKALEHFRGFVVKKDLVGIIKGGANVPAFVLEYLLANTCSTDDEEKLKEGLENVKTVLRDHYVNPEESTLIQSKLREKGRYKIIDKISATLDPKNDRYWAHIFNSNIKNANISDDLIKRHEKLLLGGIWAIIEMEYDPLITVGNTVYPFVVKDIKPIQLSSFDNSKIINKRKEFTKKEWKKLLLRSAGYEPDSVGLDERKQNLLLCRLIPLVENNFNMVELGPRSSGKSYIYKEITPYAILISGGQGTVAQLFVNNTTGRVGAVGLWDAICFDESTDKLFKDRDAIPLMKDYMESGSFSRAKGGEITGSASIILNGNINQPVETILQTSHLFSPLSKEVNYDTAFLDRINLYLPGWEITKFAPENFTKHFGFSTDFFSEVLKSQRKTTYYDKLDEYFSLGSHLKQRDSKSVRRIVSGLIKLLHPDGNFTKEDMREYLEIAMEMRRRVKEQLKRIGGMEFWDTNFSYIDKETQEEIFVGLPEERGSSLIESSPLSPGVCYTSTSDGENVSLVRIEVVAVKGNGKVNITGTNSSVVKEDIKNTVNYIRANEKTILTEQHSLSGIDLNIQITTMIGVNIGSGIGSAVYVAIISSIYKKNLKPALAILGNISIGGAVERANNFADKVTMLSDNGAKTVLVPMDNLSEISTIPATVLGKTDVPFYGNSQMLLQKAVLGE from the coding sequence ATGATAGTATTAGACGATTTGGATAAAAAAGCCCTCGAACACTTCAGAGGTTTTGTGGTCAAAAAAGATTTAGTTGGTATAATCAAAGGCGGAGCCAATGTTCCGGCATTTGTGCTGGAATATCTTCTGGCCAACACGTGCAGCACCGATGACGAAGAAAAACTGAAGGAAGGGCTGGAGAATGTAAAAACCGTTCTCCGGGATCATTACGTAAATCCGGAAGAGAGCACTTTAATACAATCGAAACTCAGGGAAAAAGGGCGGTATAAAATTATTGACAAAATATCCGCTACGCTCGATCCCAAGAATGACCGCTACTGGGCGCATATCTTTAACAGCAATATTAAAAATGCTAACATCAGTGATGATTTAATCAAGCGTCACGAAAAGCTGTTGCTGGGCGGCATCTGGGCGATTATTGAAATGGAATATGATCCTTTGATAACAGTTGGAAATACGGTTTATCCATTTGTTGTGAAAGATATCAAACCAATTCAGCTTAGCAGTTTTGACAATTCGAAAATTATTAACAAACGTAAAGAATTTACAAAAAAAGAGTGGAAAAAATTATTACTGCGCAGTGCAGGATATGAACCGGATAGTGTAGGTTTGGACGAACGCAAGCAAAATCTGCTGTTATGCCGGCTTATTCCCCTTGTTGAGAACAATTTCAATATGGTGGAGCTGGGACCGCGTTCTTCGGGTAAGTCGTATATCTACAAAGAAATTACCCCTTATGCAATTCTGATTTCTGGTGGACAGGGCACGGTTGCACAACTTTTTGTTAATAATACAACCGGTCGTGTGGGCGCAGTTGGTTTATGGGATGCCATTTGTTTCGATGAAAGTACCGATAAATTATTCAAAGATCGCGATGCCATTCCTTTAATGAAAGATTATATGGAGTCGGGGTCATTCTCCCGTGCCAAAGGTGGAGAGATTACAGGCTCGGCTTCCATCATTCTGAACGGCAACATCAATCAGCCCGTTGAAACAATACTGCAGACTTCTCACCTATTCAGCCCTTTATCCAAAGAAGTAAATTACGATACAGCATTTTTGGACAGAATAAATTTATATCTGCCGGGTTGGGAAATAACAAAGTTCGCTCCGGAGAATTTCACCAAGCACTTTGGTTTTAGTACCGACTTCTTCTCCGAAGTTTTAAAATCGCAAAGGAAAACCACTTATTACGATAAGCTGGATGAATATTTTTCTTTAGGAAGTCACCTTAAGCAAAGAGATTCAAAATCGGTCAGAAGAATCGTTTCCGGGCTGATTAAGCTACTTCATCCGGACGGTAATTTTACAAAAGAGGATATGCGGGAATATCTGGAAATTGCCATGGAGATGAGGCGTAGGGTTAAAGAGCAATTGAAACGAATTGGAGGAATGGAATTTTGGGATACGAATTTTTCCTATATCGACAAAGAAACTCAGGAAGAAATATTCGTTGGGTTGCCCGAAGAAAGAGGATCTTCTTTAATTGAATCCAGCCCGCTTTCTCCCGGTGTATGCTATACTTCAACCAGTGATGGCGAAAATGTATCGTTAGTGAGGATAGAAGTGGTAGCGGTGAAAGGCAATGGAAAAGTAAATATAACAGGAACCAATTCATCGGTAGTAAAAGAAGACATTAAAAATACCGTTAATTATATCAGGGCAAACGAGAAAACCATATTAACAGAGCAGCACTCGCTTTCCGGAATTGATCTGAACATTCAGATAACTACGATGATTGGAGTAAATATTGGTAGTGGAATTGGCTCGGCAGTTTATGTTGCTATCATTTCCTCTATTTATAAAAAGAATCTTAAACCGGCATTGGCCATTTTGGGCAATATTTCAATTGGCGGTGCGGTTGAACGGGCAAATAATTTTGCCGATAAAGTGACGATGCTCTCGGATAATGGTGCGAAAACAGTTTTGGTTCCTATGGACAATTTATCGGAGATAAGTACTATTCCTGCAACTGTTTTAGGAAAAACCGATGTACCGTTTTATGGGAATAGTCAGATGCTCTTGCAAAAAGCGGTGTTGGGTGAATAA
- the dxs gene encoding 1-deoxy-D-xylulose-5-phosphate synthase, with amino-acid sequence MESQYKLLSQIDSPDDVKKLSLQQLVELSAELRQFIIDVVSENPGHFASSLGVVELTVALHYVYNTPYDRIVWDVGHQAYGHKILTGRRDVFHTNRKYKGISGFPKRAESPYDAFGVGHSSTSISAALGMSVASKLKLENRNIVAVIGDGALTGGMAFEALNHGGSINPNMLVILNDNNISIDPSVGALKEYLLDITTSKTYNKLKDEVWDILGRIDRLAPKTRSVIQKIENAVKSALLKQSNLFESMGFRYFGPVDGHDVVYLAKILKDLKDIPGPKLLHIVTVKGKGYSPAENNQTVFHAPGLFDKETGERIKDSSGKPTPPKYQDVFGETLVELAEKNPKIVGITPAMATGCSLNIMINKMPDRAFDVGIAEQHAVTFSAGLAAEGLIPFCNIYSTFMQRAYDQVIHDVALQNLPVIFCLDRGGLVGDDGATHHGAYDLAYMRSVPNMTVSAPMNEEELRNLMYTAQLELKGPISIRYPRGIGVMVDWRKPFQKVEIGKGRVLRTGSDIAILTIGHVGNLASVAADRLEADGVGVFHADMRFVKPLDEELLTRVGKEFKTVITVEDGCLPGGFGSAVLEWFNDNGYSVKVVRLGIPDVFVEHGTQKELYAECGFDIDNIYKTAKKYASSKAKLRVG; translated from the coding sequence ATGGAGAGCCAATACAAATTATTGTCGCAAATTGATTCACCAGATGATGTAAAGAAGTTAAGCTTGCAGCAACTTGTTGAGCTAAGCGCTGAGCTTAGGCAGTTTATTATAGATGTTGTTTCGGAGAATCCGGGCCACTTTGCATCAAGTCTTGGTGTTGTTGAACTTACTGTGGCTTTACATTATGTCTATAACACTCCATATGACCGTATAGTTTGGGATGTTGGTCATCAGGCCTATGGCCACAAAATACTCACCGGTAGGCGCGATGTTTTTCATACCAATCGAAAATACAAGGGGATAAGCGGTTTCCCAAAACGTGCCGAAAGTCCATACGATGCTTTTGGCGTTGGGCATTCTTCCACTTCCATTTCTGCAGCACTGGGCATGTCTGTTGCTTCAAAGCTTAAGCTAGAAAACAGAAACATTGTAGCTGTTATAGGCGATGGAGCTCTCACCGGTGGAATGGCATTTGAAGCCCTTAACCATGGCGGTAGCATAAATCCAAATATGCTTGTCATTTTAAATGATAACAATATCTCAATCGATCCAAGTGTTGGGGCTTTAAAAGAGTATCTGCTCGATATAACAACATCAAAAACCTACAACAAGCTTAAAGATGAGGTGTGGGACATTTTAGGCAGGATTGATAGGCTTGCTCCTAAAACTCGTAGCGTTATACAAAAGATTGAAAATGCCGTTAAGTCTGCATTACTTAAGCAGAGTAACCTGTTTGAATCCATGGGGTTCAGGTATTTTGGACCTGTTGATGGACACGATGTGGTTTACCTTGCAAAAATTCTTAAAGATTTAAAAGATATCCCGGGTCCAAAACTGTTGCATATTGTTACGGTAAAGGGCAAAGGATATTCACCTGCCGAGAATAACCAGACAGTATTCCATGCTCCAGGTCTATTTGACAAGGAGACTGGTGAACGGATAAAAGATAGTTCAGGAAAACCTACTCCACCAAAATACCAGGATGTATTTGGTGAAACCCTTGTTGAATTAGCAGAGAAAAACCCCAAAATTGTTGGCATCACACCAGCAATGGCAACGGGCTGCTCATTGAATATAATGATAAATAAAATGCCCGATAGGGCTTTTGATGTGGGGATTGCCGAGCAGCATGCAGTAACCTTTTCCGCTGGATTGGCTGCAGAGGGGCTTATTCCCTTCTGTAATATCTACTCTACTTTTATGCAACGCGCCTACGACCAGGTTATTCATGATGTGGCCTTGCAAAATCTACCTGTAATTTTTTGTCTCGATAGGGGTGGCCTAGTAGGCGATGATGGTGCTACACATCATGGCGCTTACGATTTGGCATACATGCGAAGCGTACCAAACATGACCGTTTCTGCACCAATGAACGAGGAGGAGCTTAGAAACTTAATGTACACCGCTCAGCTCGAACTCAAAGGCCCCATTTCAATCCGTTATCCCCGAGGTATTGGTGTTATGGTTGACTGGCGAAAGCCATTCCAAAAGGTTGAGATAGGTAAGGGAAGAGTTCTACGAACAGGCTCCGATATCGCCATTCTTACCATTGGTCATGTTGGTAATTTGGCTTCTGTTGCTGCTGATAGGTTAGAGGCCGATGGCGTTGGTGTTTTCCATGCCGATATGCGGTTTGTTAAACCCCTCGACGAGGAGTTATTAACTAGGGTGGGCAAGGAGTTTAAAACGGTTATTACTGTTGAAGATGGTTGCCTACCTGGCGGTTTTGGTAGCGCTGTTCTTGAGTGGTTTAACGACAATGGTTACAGCGTTAAAGTAGTTCGCTTAGGAATTCCCGATGTTTTTGTTGAGCATGGGACACAGAAGGAACTCTATGCTGAATGTGGATTTGATATTGACAATATATACAAAACGGCAAAGAAGTATGCCAGTTCTAAGGCAAAGCTTAGAGTCGGCTAA